A section of the Roseomonas marmotae genome encodes:
- the terL gene encoding phage terminase large subunit, producing the protein MTEAPADLLEFVWVWNTHLGQGTPPVHRRVLRWLDARRRAEEGRLLLMAFRGCGKSTLVGLYCAWLLARWPETRILVLAADHALATKMVAAVRRIIERHPLCAHLVPQQAEAWASDRFIVNRQGAPRDPSMLAAGLGGNITGTRADVIICDDVEVAGNCDSPGKRAELRERLAETEFILTPGGTILYVGTPHCAESLYLHPDEGTAFLGSYRRLRIPLLDGAGRSVWPERFSACAVARMREQVGPVHFGRQMLLRPVAGGAARLDPRLIIRYAEDTDYHEAAGRPVLTLLGRRMVSGGGFWDPAYGRPGSGDGSVLAATYSDAEGNHYLHRLAYLTHDPDARDDPATQQCRQVAQIARELLLPVLRVETNGIGRFLPALLRREMARAGAACAVVEQHSRHAKQERILSALDPVLAARRLHAHERVFRTPFPTEMAEWKPDTPGLRDDALDALSGCLLAEPVRLPGAPPAPRGAGWRGMQQS; encoded by the coding sequence ATGACGGAAGCCCCGGCTGACCTTCTGGAATTCGTCTGGGTCTGGAACACGCATCTCGGCCAGGGCACGCCGCCGGTCCACCGCCGCGTCCTGCGCTGGCTGGACGCGCGGCGGCGGGCGGAGGAGGGGCGGCTTCTGCTGATGGCCTTCCGCGGCTGCGGCAAGTCCACGCTGGTTGGGCTCTACTGCGCCTGGCTGCTGGCGCGGTGGCCTGAGACACGGATCCTGGTGCTGGCGGCGGACCATGCGCTCGCCACCAAGATGGTCGCCGCCGTCCGACGCATCATCGAGCGGCATCCGCTCTGCGCGCATCTGGTGCCGCAGCAGGCGGAGGCCTGGGCATCGGACCGCTTCATCGTCAACCGCCAGGGCGCGCCGCGAGATCCTTCGATGCTGGCTGCGGGCCTGGGCGGCAATATCACGGGAACCCGCGCCGATGTCATTATCTGCGATGACGTGGAAGTGGCCGGAAACTGTGACTCGCCAGGCAAACGCGCCGAACTTCGGGAGCGCCTGGCGGAGACGGAGTTCATCCTGACCCCCGGCGGCACCATCCTCTATGTCGGCACGCCGCATTGCGCGGAAAGCCTCTATCTGCACCCGGATGAGGGCACGGCCTTCCTCGGCAGCTACCGTCGCCTGCGGATTCCACTGCTGGATGGGGCAGGGCGCAGCGTCTGGCCTGAACGTTTCTCGGCCTGCGCCGTCGCGCGGATGCGGGAGCAGGTGGGGCCGGTGCATTTCGGCCGGCAGATGCTCCTGCGGCCGGTGGCCGGCGGCGCCGCGCGGCTCGATCCCCGGCTGATCATCCGCTACGCCGAGGATACTGACTACCACGAGGCCGCTGGGCGCCCCGTGCTGACGCTGCTGGGGCGGCGGATGGTTTCGGGCGGGGGGTTCTGGGACCCGGCCTATGGCCGCCCCGGCAGCGGCGATGGATCCGTCCTCGCCGCCACCTACAGCGACGCCGAGGGCAACCACTATCTGCATCGCCTGGCCTATCTCACGCATGACCCCGATGCACGGGACGATCCGGCGACGCAGCAATGCCGACAGGTGGCGCAGATCGCCCGGGAATTGCTGCTGCCGGTGCTGCGGGTGGAAACCAACGGCATCGGCCGCTTCCTGCCGGCGCTGCTGAGGCGGGAGATGGCGCGGGCTGGGGCCGCCTGTGCCGTGGTGGAGCAGCACAGCCGCCACGCGAAGCAGGAGCGCATCCTCTCCGCGCTGGACCCGGTGCTGGCGGCGCGCAGACTGCACGCGCATGAGCGGGTGTTCCGCACGCCCTTCCCGACCGAGATGGCGGAGTGGAAGCCGGATACCCCGGGTCTTCGCGACGATGCGCTGGACGCCCTCTCCGGCTGCCTGCTGGCCGAGCCGGTGCGGCTTCCCGGCGCGCCCCCCGCGCCGCGCGGAGCGGGCTGGCGCGGCATGCAGCAATCCTGA
- a CDS encoding S24 family peptidase, with protein MRHDDIWRAIDALAAEHGLSASGLARRAKLDPTAFNPSKRVGADGRPRWPSTESIAKILEATGTEMEVFAGLVTGAPTLHNSSRPNPGRRIPLLGLAQAGSEGFFGDGGYPVGGGWDEISTPELSDPNAYALEISGDSMEPVFRDGDTIIVSPNSPVRRGDRVVVRTIKGEVMAKELLRQSARRIELASLNPAHPNYSFDLSEIAWMHRILWASQ; from the coding sequence ATGCGTCATGACGATATCTGGCGGGCCATCGATGCCCTGGCTGCAGAGCACGGCCTCTCCGCCTCGGGCCTCGCGCGCCGCGCCAAGCTGGACCCGACCGCCTTCAACCCCTCCAAGCGCGTGGGTGCCGATGGCCGCCCCCGATGGCCCTCGACCGAGAGCATCGCCAAGATCCTGGAGGCCACGGGCACGGAGATGGAGGTCTTCGCCGGGCTGGTGACCGGCGCCCCCACCCTGCACAACAGCAGCCGCCCGAATCCGGGCCGGCGCATCCCGCTGCTGGGCCTGGCGCAGGCGGGAAGCGAGGGTTTCTTCGGGGATGGCGGCTACCCCGTGGGCGGCGGCTGGGACGAGATCAGCACGCCTGAACTTTCCGATCCCAATGCCTATGCGCTGGAAATCTCGGGCGACAGCATGGAGCCGGTATTCCGGGACGGGGATACGATCATCGTCTCCCCCAATTCACCGGTGCGGCGCGGTGACCGCGTCGTGGTCCGCACCATAAAGGGCGAGGTGATGGCCAAGGAGCTGCTGCGGCAATCCGCCCGGCGGATCGAGCTGGCCAGCCTGAACCCGGCCCATCCCAATTACAGCTTCGATCTTTCCGAGATCGCCTGGATGCACCGCATCCTCTGGGCCAGCCAGTAA
- a CDS encoding hydrolase, translating to MAEHIRIGDVAPRVHYAADGAQTVFIYPFPIFQPADLEVRLDGLLLAGGYTVLGAGASDGGRVVFPAPPAAGSRLALRRRLVISRNTDFQPNGVLRANTLNDDLDRQVAALQEFRDDLGNTLRANPGEVPSGLVLPDRSARANRVLGFDSLGNATAFVREEGTLKVPHRGAIPRTIADKMGEALSARDFGAMGDGINDDGPALQAAMNAAAASSRHLLIGEGSYRTTMPLLLPGAATGLTMRGTIVYAGPDGQVALTLGDGAAARNASKLYQGLRVTRATLSSWLDEGDIGILLRNLDASTVEIRQAEGFTIGVRTLGVERGFEDSTIHLGRLVDNRIGLDIRCETAAGWNNSIRYIGGHFANSSATHRSMDRFGVRFSCATDAYPRHNAHLFLGPAFELQRQGTPATVTAIPFLLAAGDERGIVARGIRMEQCSTFVAAHTGGANDCLYEVAYTGTYAFTGTGILYASTATRAGGTVIPLHQAAAAHGTPRLVAAAENLRQRAFRQTVDTADGVGFEQMAVLAGNPVSPPGNLTAAAFAGLALFNLHPDAVGIPTSRGLAFVVDCGECKEFFIAAEGTELRPVVMQFDGNENLLTETSPVLFSNMNAVYAGAPSFFWEGNANLDGLVGGLAINKLQRVTLHANARFAAIGVRGGTADALAKSLRLYCSPMHAPALVYGGSRKWGVREYTTSDGDWTLGQLEAGQTATRDVRLTGVRQGDFVQASFAKASGFQNGGVIFHASVGGAGSTDEVRVTAQNISGANITIGAGTLHLRATKPRI from the coding sequence ATGGCCGAGCATATCCGCATCGGCGACGTCGCGCCGCGTGTGCACTACGCGGCGGATGGCGCGCAGACAGTCTTCATCTACCCCTTTCCGATATTCCAGCCCGCTGATCTGGAGGTGCGGCTGGACGGGCTGTTGCTGGCCGGCGGCTACACGGTGCTGGGGGCGGGCGCCTCCGACGGTGGCCGCGTCGTCTTCCCGGCCCCCCCGGCGGCGGGGAGCAGGCTGGCGCTGCGGCGCCGGCTGGTCATCTCCCGCAACACGGATTTCCAGCCCAATGGCGTGCTGCGCGCCAATACGCTGAACGACGACCTGGACCGCCAGGTGGCGGCCTTGCAGGAATTCCGCGACGATCTCGGCAACACGCTGCGCGCCAATCCCGGCGAGGTGCCGAGCGGGCTGGTGCTGCCGGACCGCAGCGCCCGCGCCAATCGCGTGCTGGGCTTCGACAGCCTGGGCAATGCGACGGCCTTCGTGCGGGAGGAGGGGACGCTGAAGGTGCCGCATCGCGGCGCCATTCCCCGCACCATCGCCGACAAGATGGGCGAGGCTCTCTCGGCCCGCGACTTCGGTGCGATGGGCGACGGCATCAACGATGACGGCCCGGCGTTGCAGGCGGCGATGAACGCCGCCGCGGCATCGTCCAGGCACCTGCTGATCGGCGAGGGCAGTTACCGCACCACCATGCCGTTGCTGCTGCCGGGGGCCGCGACGGGGCTGACCATGCGCGGCACCATCGTCTATGCCGGACCGGACGGGCAGGTGGCGCTGACGCTGGGCGACGGCGCGGCGGCGCGCAATGCGAGCAAGCTCTACCAGGGCCTGCGTGTCACGCGCGCCACCCTCTCCAGCTGGCTGGACGAGGGCGATATCGGCATTCTTCTCCGCAACCTCGATGCCTCCACCGTCGAGATCCGGCAGGCCGAGGGCTTCACCATCGGCGTGCGCACCCTGGGCGTGGAGCGCGGCTTCGAGGACAGCACGATCCACCTGGGCCGTCTCGTCGACAACCGCATCGGGCTCGATATCCGCTGCGAGACGGCTGCCGGCTGGAACAACAGCATCCGCTATATCGGCGGTCATTTCGCCAATTCCTCTGCCACGCATCGGAGCATGGACCGCTTCGGCGTGCGCTTCTCCTGCGCCACGGATGCCTATCCTCGCCACAACGCACATCTCTTCCTGGGTCCCGCTTTCGAGTTGCAGCGCCAGGGCACGCCTGCCACCGTCACCGCCATCCCCTTCCTGCTGGCGGCGGGGGATGAACGTGGCATCGTCGCGCGTGGCATCCGCATGGAGCAGTGCAGTACCTTCGTGGCCGCGCATACGGGCGGCGCGAATGACTGCCTGTATGAGGTCGCCTATACCGGCACCTATGCCTTCACCGGCACGGGGATCCTCTATGCCTCCACGGCCACGCGCGCCGGTGGCACCGTCATTCCGCTGCATCAGGCGGCGGCGGCGCATGGCACGCCCCGGCTGGTCGCGGCGGCGGAGAACCTGCGGCAGCGCGCTTTCCGCCAGACCGTGGATACCGCCGACGGGGTGGGCTTCGAGCAGATGGCCGTGCTCGCCGGCAATCCCGTCAGCCCACCCGGCAACCTGACGGCGGCCGCCTTCGCCGGCCTGGCCTTGTTCAACCTTCATCCCGATGCCGTGGGCATCCCCACCAGCCGCGGACTGGCCTTCGTCGTGGATTGCGGCGAGTGCAAGGAGTTCTTCATCGCGGCCGAGGGCACCGAACTTCGCCCGGTGGTGATGCAGTTCGACGGCAACGAGAACCTGCTGACGGAGACGAGCCCGGTTCTCTTCTCCAACATGAACGCCGTCTATGCTGGTGCTCCTTCCTTCTTCTGGGAAGGCAATGCCAATCTGGACGGCCTGGTCGGTGGTCTGGCGATCAACAAGCTTCAGCGCGTGACCTTGCACGCGAATGCGCGCTTCGCCGCCATTGGCGTGCGCGGCGGCACCGCCGATGCGCTGGCGAAGTCGCTGCGCCTTTACTGCTCGCCCATGCATGCGCCGGCACTGGTCTATGGCGGCAGCCGTAAATGGGGCGTGCGGGAATACACGACTTCCGACGGAGACTGGACCCTGGGGCAGCTGGAGGCAGGCCAGACGGCCACGCGGGATGTCCGGCTCACAGGTGTGCGGCAGGGCGACTTCGTGCAGGCCTCGTTCGCCAAGGCCTCGGGCTTCCAGAACGGCGGCGTGATCTTCCATGCCAGCGTCGGCGGCGCCGGTAGTACTGACGAGGTGCGGGTCACCGCGCAGAATATCAGCGGCGCGAATATCACCATCGGCGCGGGAACGCTCCATCTGCGCGCCACCAAGCCGAGGATCTGA
- a CDS encoding DUF952 domain-containing protein: protein MEPVIYTMVHDADWRAAQRDGAYHGSADDRRDGFLHFSTAAQLRASAARHRAGQKDLWLLAADAAVLGEALKWEPAAGGRRPGLFPHLYAPLPLSALRAATPLPLGPDGQHIFPPEIP from the coding sequence ATGGAACCCGTTATCTACACCATGGTCCATGATGCCGACTGGCGCGCGGCGCAGCGGGACGGCGCCTATCACGGCAGCGCGGATGACCGGCGGGATGGCTTCCTGCATTTCTCGACCGCCGCGCAGCTACGTGCCAGCGCCGCCAGGCACCGCGCCGGCCAGAAGGACCTCTGGCTGCTGGCCGCTGATGCGGCGGTGCTGGGGGAGGCGCTGAAATGGGAACCCGCCGCCGGCGGCAGGCGCCCCGGCCTCTTCCCGCATCTCTATGCGCCGCTGCCGCTTTCGGCGCTCCGCGCGGCCACGCCGCTGCCGCTGGGGCCGGACGGGCAGCACATCTTCCCGCCCGAAATCCCCTAA
- a CDS encoding DMT family transporter: MTGPLLMMAALGLFAVLDANSKILSGAYPFAQVVVIRHLTMLLLLLGGRLLRPGLGGPLGTAHPVLHLLRAAGMLGSAAGFFLALREMPMAEAYLVYFTAPFMTMALAALVLGEVPPRAAWLWCGVGFLGVAVAMAPGVQAGGSLRAYGFVLMGTVSYAMVMTINRRLRNESGVARLILWSALPGGLAMLPLALLDWRPPSGIDWLAMAANGVLAGAATIFLALAFRVATAARLAPLEFSALVWAVGLDVAIWGHWPSATAMAGAAIVIIACIMSQRVTRD, encoded by the coding sequence GTGACTGGCCCGTTGCTGATGATGGCCGCCCTGGGCCTTTTCGCTGTGCTGGATGCCAACAGCAAAATCCTCTCGGGCGCCTATCCCTTCGCGCAGGTGGTGGTGATCCGGCATCTGACGATGCTGTTGCTGCTCCTCGGCGGGCGCCTGCTGCGCCCTGGGCTGGGCGGGCCGCTGGGCACGGCGCATCCCGTCCTGCACCTGCTGCGGGCGGCGGGCATGCTGGGCTCGGCCGCCGGCTTCTTCCTGGCGCTGCGCGAGATGCCGATGGCAGAAGCCTATCTGGTCTATTTCACCGCACCCTTCATGACCATGGCACTGGCCGCGCTGGTGCTGGGCGAGGTGCCGCCGCGCGCCGCCTGGCTGTGGTGCGGGGTGGGGTTCCTGGGCGTGGCGGTGGCGATGGCGCCAGGGGTGCAGGCGGGCGGCAGCCTGCGTGCCTATGGATTCGTGCTGATGGGCACGGTCAGCTACGCGATGGTGATGACCATCAACCGGCGCCTGCGGAATGAAAGCGGCGTGGCCCGGCTGATCCTGTGGTCGGCCCTGCCGGGAGGGCTGGCGATGCTGCCCCTGGCCCTGCTGGACTGGCGCCCGCCGAGCGGCATCGACTGGCTGGCCATGGCGGCCAATGGCGTGCTGGCGGGGGCGGCGACCATCTTCCTGGCCCTGGCCTTCCGGGTAGCCACCGCGGCGCGGCTGGCGCCGCTGGAATTCTCGGCCCTGGTCTGGGCCGTGGGGCTGGACGTGGCGATCTGGGGCCACTGGCCATCCGCCACCGCCATGGCCGGCGCCGCCATCGTGATCATCGCCTGCATCATGAGCCAGCGCGTGACGCGGGATTAG
- a CDS encoding phage capsid protein, with product MSATIDQVFAKQFESEVHEAYQRQGSKLRPTVRSKNGVRGASTVFPIVGRGTAAAKARNGAVPVMNLSHSNVECFLQDYYAGEWIDRLDELKTNIDERAVVANAGAYALGRKTDELIIAAMDAGTREATGTAAGTTDTDGLTKAKVLLAFEMLGAADVADDGNRFAIVGWKQWSELLQIEEFANTQYVGDADLPWKGTQAKRWLGATWMPHSGLTKSGNLRFCYFYHKTAIGHGVAQEVTTDITWHGDRAAYFVNNMMSQGAVLVDETGVVRMRAFEA from the coding sequence ATGTCCGCCACGATCGATCAGGTTTTCGCGAAGCAGTTCGAGTCCGAGGTGCATGAGGCCTACCAGCGCCAGGGCAGCAAGCTGCGCCCGACGGTGCGGAGCAAGAACGGCGTGCGCGGCGCCTCCACCGTCTTCCCCATCGTCGGCCGCGGCACGGCGGCGGCGAAGGCGCGCAACGGTGCCGTGCCGGTGATGAACCTGTCACATTCCAACGTGGAGTGCTTCCTGCAGGACTATTATGCCGGCGAGTGGATCGACCGCCTGGATGAGCTGAAGACCAATATCGACGAGCGCGCCGTGGTGGCCAATGCCGGTGCCTATGCGCTGGGCCGCAAGACGGATGAGCTGATCATCGCCGCCATGGATGCGGGCACGCGCGAGGCGACCGGCACCGCCGCCGGCACCACCGACACCGATGGCCTGACCAAGGCCAAGGTGCTGCTGGCCTTCGAGATGCTGGGCGCGGCCGATGTGGCGGATGACGGCAACCGCTTCGCCATCGTCGGCTGGAAGCAGTGGAGCGAGCTGCTGCAGATCGAGGAATTCGCCAATACGCAGTATGTGGGCGATGCCGATCTGCCCTGGAAAGGCACGCAGGCCAAGCGCTGGCTCGGCGCGACCTGGATGCCGCATTCCGGCCTGACCAAGAGCGGCAACCTGCGCTTCTGCTACTTCTACCACAAGACCGCCATCGGCCATGGCGTGGCGCAGGAAGTCACCACGGATATCACCTGGCACGGCGACCGCGCGGCCTATTTCGTCAACAACATGATGAGCCAGGGCGCGGTGCTGGTCGATGAGACCGGCGTCGTGCGGATGCGCGCCTTCGAGGCATAG
- a CDS encoding capsid assembly protein: protein MSENLLEAAATDTPEDVPEKFRDEHGALRVDALLKSYRELEKRMSQRFAPPAPDAPEEEKQRFRRAIGVPDSHEEYSVEAKHELCGPDEGINRRLHEAGFTCTQVQLVYDLAAERLLPLIAEAAADYEADKQRGKLAEALGGEAQFRRLAPQIAAWGRANLPPGAFEALSTTAEGVLALHGMMARTEPSLAREAEPAGGVDEQALRKMMRDPRYWRTREPEYVKRVTEGFKRLFGNS from the coding sequence ATGTCCGAGAACCTGCTTGAAGCCGCCGCGACGGACACCCCCGAGGATGTGCCGGAGAAGTTCCGGGACGAGCACGGCGCGCTGCGCGTGGATGCGCTGCTGAAATCGTACAGGGAGCTGGAGAAGCGCATGTCCCAGCGCTTCGCCCCGCCCGCGCCCGATGCGCCGGAGGAGGAGAAGCAGCGCTTCCGCCGCGCCATCGGCGTGCCGGATTCCCATGAGGAATACAGTGTCGAAGCGAAGCATGAGCTCTGTGGCCCGGATGAGGGCATCAACAGGCGGCTGCATGAGGCGGGTTTCACCTGCACCCAGGTGCAGCTGGTCTATGACCTGGCCGCTGAGCGGCTGCTGCCGCTGATCGCCGAGGCCGCCGCCGATTACGAGGCCGACAAGCAGCGCGGCAAGCTGGCGGAAGCGCTGGGCGGCGAGGCGCAGTTCAGGCGCCTGGCGCCGCAGATCGCCGCCTGGGGCCGCGCCAATCTGCCGCCAGGCGCTTTCGAGGCGCTCTCCACCACCGCTGAGGGCGTGCTGGCGCTGCATGGCATGATGGCCCGGACCGAGCCCAGCCTGGCGCGCGAGGCCGAGCCCGCCGGGGGGGTGGACGAGCAGGCGCTTCGCAAGATGATGCGCGACCCGCGCTACTGGCGCACCCGCGAGCCGGAATACGTCAAGCGCGTGACCGAAGGCTTCAAGCGGCTGTTCGGCAACAGCTGA
- a CDS encoding quinone-dependent dihydroorotate dehydrogenase produces the protein MTPALASALMPLMRGMDPERAHNLALKALALGLAGSDRGVDDPVLATTALGLSFRNPIGLAAGFDKNAQAVLPLMRLGFGFVEPGTTTPRPQDGNPRPRLFRLEQDAAVINRMGMNNLGLQPFATRLAALPRPLPAVLGANIGINKDGAEPERDYPALYLGVATQADYVTVNISSPNTPGLRDLQGEARLAAILQAIADARAHAPRQPPVLVKIAPDLAEDAVPALVETCVAHGVAGLIVSNTTIARPASLTSPHRVEAGGLSGAPLFEPSTALLRRVHRLAAGRLVLIGCGGIATPEQAYAKIRAGAALVQLYAGFAYAGPALVPELKRGLAALLKRDGFSSLADAVGVDA, from the coding sequence ATGACCCCCGCACTTGCCTCCGCCCTGATGCCGCTGATGCGCGGCATGGACCCCGAACGCGCCCATAACCTGGCCTTGAAGGCGCTTGCCCTCGGGCTCGCGGGCTCCGACCGCGGGGTGGATGACCCCGTCCTGGCCACCACCGCGCTGGGCCTCTCCTTCCGCAATCCCATCGGGCTGGCGGCAGGCTTCGACAAGAACGCGCAGGCGGTGCTGCCGCTGATGCGCCTGGGCTTCGGCTTCGTCGAGCCTGGCACCACCACGCCGCGCCCGCAGGACGGCAATCCCCGGCCCCGCCTGTTCCGGCTGGAGCAGGACGCGGCGGTCATCAACCGCATGGGCATGAACAACCTCGGGCTGCAGCCCTTCGCCACCCGGCTCGCCGCCCTGCCGCGCCCGCTGCCGGCGGTGCTCGGCGCCAATATCGGCATCAACAAGGATGGCGCGGAGCCGGAGCGGGACTACCCCGCCCTCTATCTCGGCGTCGCGACGCAGGCCGACTATGTCACCGTCAACATCTCTTCCCCCAATACGCCGGGCCTGCGGGACCTGCAGGGGGAGGCGCGGCTGGCCGCTATCCTGCAGGCCATCGCTGACGCCCGCGCCCATGCGCCGCGCCAGCCGCCCGTGCTGGTGAAGATCGCCCCCGACCTGGCCGAAGACGCCGTGCCGGCCCTGGTGGAAACCTGCGTGGCGCATGGCGTGGCGGGGCTGATCGTCTCCAATACCACCATCGCCCGCCCGGCCAGCCTGACCAGTCCCCACCGCGTCGAGGCGGGCGGGCTGTCCGGCGCGCCGCTCTTCGAGCCCTCGACCGCGCTGCTGCGGCGGGTCCATCGCCTGGCCGCCGGGCGCCTCGTCCTGATCGGCTGCGGTGGCATCGCCACCCCGGAGCAGGCATATGCCAAGATCCGCGCCGGCGCCGCGCTGGTGCAGCTCTATGCCGGCTTCGCCTATGCCGGCCCCGCCCTGGTGCCGGAACTGAAGCGCGGACTGGCCGCGCTGCTGAAACGCGATGGCTTTTCCAGCCTCGCCGATGCCGTGGGAGTCGATGCCTGA
- a CDS encoding cell wall hydrolase encodes MSILPHRHQASPVLAPVDILALTLWAEAGTRSVRAIEALAAVVMNRVRRAEQGEAARWGRGVAGVCRAPFQYSCWNPRHPRHLLMMAAPAGAPALAMCRRIAVRAMAGLLSDPTSGATHHHGEEELPAWAVARTPCAELGGFLFYKAEAVTQN; translated from the coding sequence ATGAGCATTCTTCCCCACAGGCACCAGGCGAGCCCCGTCCTGGCGCCGGTCGATATCCTCGCGCTCACCCTCTGGGCCGAGGCCGGCACCCGCTCCGTCCGTGCCATCGAGGCGCTGGCGGCGGTGGTCATGAACCGCGTGCGGCGTGCCGAGCAGGGCGAGGCCGCGCGCTGGGGCAGGGGAGTGGCCGGGGTCTGCCGCGCGCCCTTCCAGTATTCCTGCTGGAACCCGCGCCACCCGCGCCACCTGCTGATGATGGCCGCGCCGGCCGGCGCCCCGGCGCTGGCCATGTGCCGCCGCATCGCCGTCCGCGCCATGGCCGGGCTCTTGTCCGACCCCACCTCCGGCGCCACCCATCATCATGGGGAGGAAGAACTGCCCGCCTGGGCGGTGGCGCGGACGCCCTGCGCCGAACTGGGCGGCTTCCTCTTCTACAAGGCGGAGGCTGTGACCCAGAATTAG
- a CDS encoding portal protein, with product MAGNEMTPEAVLARHAAALERRRPWESVWRECYDHVLSATPGSGGPMLYDATAADAAEQLSASLLAELTPPWSRWFGLAPSRALEQGPDAAAAAATLEEAAEVLQGHLDRSNFVLEMHQSFLDLVVAGTGVLLVEEAPPGESSALRFTAVPLTQAVLEEGAGGRLDTIYRAMVLDAAAIARRYPRAILPAGLKPEAEGEAPGRFRVVEAVWPDGQGGCGYQAVLDHDGRAVPLATGRFADSPFIAFRWLKAPGETYGRGPVMKTLPDIRTANKVVELVLKNASIAATGIWQAEDDGVLNPATVRLTPGAIIPKAPGSSGLTPLAAPGNFDVSELVLEDLRKRIRSAMLADRLSAPQDARMTATEVLERSAQTARLLGATYGRLQAELLTPLVARCLAILRRRGEVPPMLLDGREVRLTYQSPLARVQGRADAANTLLFLQAASALGAEATAQIDVAAATRHLARALAAPAGILTPIAPTEE from the coding sequence ATGGCCGGGAATGAGATGACGCCGGAGGCCGTGCTGGCACGGCACGCCGCCGCGCTGGAGCGGCGGCGGCCGTGGGAGAGCGTCTGGCGCGAATGCTACGACCACGTGCTCTCCGCCACGCCTGGCAGCGGCGGGCCGATGCTCTATGACGCCACGGCCGCCGACGCGGCCGAACAGCTTTCCGCCAGCCTGCTGGCCGAGTTGACGCCCCCCTGGTCCCGCTGGTTCGGCCTGGCGCCGAGCCGGGCGCTCGAGCAGGGGCCGGATGCCGCCGCCGCCGCCGCCACGCTGGAAGAGGCGGCGGAGGTGCTGCAAGGGCATCTCGATCGCTCCAACTTCGTGCTGGAGATGCATCAGTCCTTCCTGGACCTGGTGGTGGCCGGCACCGGCGTGCTGCTGGTGGAGGAGGCACCGCCAGGCGAGAGCAGCGCGCTGCGCTTCACCGCCGTGCCGCTGACCCAGGCGGTGCTGGAGGAAGGCGCCGGCGGGCGGCTGGATACCATCTACCGCGCCATGGTACTGGATGCGGCGGCCATCGCCCGCCGCTACCCCCGCGCCATCCTGCCGGCCGGGCTGAAGCCGGAGGCGGAGGGAGAGGCGCCCGGGCGCTTCCGGGTGGTGGAGGCGGTCTGGCCGGACGGGCAAGGCGGCTGCGGATACCAGGCCGTGCTGGACCATGACGGCCGCGCCGTGCCACTGGCCACCGGACGCTTCGCGGACAGCCCCTTCATCGCCTTCCGCTGGCTCAAGGCACCCGGCGAGACCTATGGCCGCGGCCCCGTGATGAAGACGCTGCCGGATATCCGCACCGCCAACAAGGTGGTGGAGCTGGTGCTGAAGAACGCCTCCATCGCCGCGACGGGCATCTGGCAGGCCGAGGATGACGGCGTGCTGAACCCTGCCACGGTGCGGCTGACGCCGGGGGCCATCATCCCCAAGGCGCCCGGTTCCTCCGGCCTGACGCCGCTGGCGGCACCAGGAAATTTCGATGTCTCCGAGCTGGTGCTGGAGGATCTGCGGAAGCGCATCCGTTCGGCGATGCTCGCGGACCGGCTCTCCGCCCCGCAGGATGCCCGGATGACCGCGACCGAGGTGCTGGAACGCAGCGCCCAGACCGCCCGGCTGCTGGGCGCCACCTATGGCCGTTTGCAGGCGGAGCTGCTGACGCCGCTGGTGGCCCGGTGCCTGGCCATCCTGCGGCGCAGGGGCGAGGTGCCGCCCATGCTGTTGGATGGGCGGGAGGTGCGGCTGACCTACCAGTCGCCTCTGGCCCGCGTTCAGGGCCGCGCCGACGCGGCGAATACGCTGCTCTTCCTGCAGGCCGCGTCGGCGCTGGGGGCCGAGGCCACCGCGCAGATCGACGTTGCCGCCGCCACGAGACACCTGGCCCGCGCGCTGGCCGCGCCGGCCGGGATTCTGACCCCCATCGCCCCCACCGAGGAGTGA